A genome region from Archaeoglobus fulgidus DSM 4304 includes the following:
- the nth gene encoding endonuclease III domain-containing protein, with protein sequence MDPIEVIEVMEREAIKRKAPVYHLKAEIKTPFQHLVAALLSSRTRDEATVRAAQNLFAKVKKPEDLLKLSEEEIAELIKGVGFYRVKAKRLKELAKKLVEDYSSEVPLSFEELVKLPGIGRKSANVVLAYSDIPAIPVDTHVHRIANRLGWARTTKPEETEEVLKRLFPLEFWEKVNRAMVGFGQTVCKPQKPLCDECPIKGCPRVGVK encoded by the coding sequence GTGGACCCGATCGAGGTAATAGAGGTCATGGAGAGGGAGGCAATAAAAAGAAAGGCTCCTGTTTACCACCTGAAGGCTGAGATTAAAACTCCCTTCCAGCACCTCGTTGCGGCGCTGCTGAGCTCAAGAACGAGGGACGAGGCGACGGTTAGAGCAGCCCAGAACCTTTTTGCCAAGGTAAAGAAACCTGAGGATTTGCTGAAGCTCAGCGAGGAGGAGATAGCTGAGCTGATAAAGGGTGTGGGCTTTTACAGAGTAAAGGCTAAAAGGCTTAAGGAGCTTGCAAAGAAGCTTGTTGAGGATTACAGCTCCGAGGTGCCCTTGAGCTTTGAGGAGCTTGTAAAGCTGCCCGGCATAGGCAGGAAGTCTGCAAATGTTGTGCTGGCGTATTCGGACATCCCTGCAATTCCCGTAGACACTCACGTTCACAGGATAGCCAACAGGCTTGGGTGGGCCAGAACGACAAAACCGGAGGAGACGGAGGAGGTGTTGAAGAGGCTCTTTCCCTTGGAGTTCTGGGAAAAGGTGAACAGGGCGATGGTTGGCTTCGGCCAGACAGTCTGCAAGCCTCAGAAGCCTCTCTGCGATGAGTGTCCTATTAAGGGCTGCCCGAGGGTTGGGGTGAAATGA
- the purM gene encoding phosphoribosylformylglycinamidine cyclo-ligase, with amino-acid sequence MPKFDYAKAGVDIREEERAIKSLASVIKHVRSGFGRPILTSHYAGVIDCGDFGITITTDGVGSKILVAEKMRKFDTIGIDCVAMNVNDLLAIGSEPLAMVDYIAIEKPDEWIMAEIAKGLEEGCRIANITLLGGETATLPEIIRGFDLAGTAIGWVKKDAIITGEKIEEGDVIFAIPSSGIHSNGLTLARKVVEAAGLSYHDKFGDKTIGEELLTPTRIYMEILDVLRECEVHGLAHITGSGLLKLKRLKNMKYVIDKPLKPQEIFRFIQKLGEVEEAEMYRTFNMGMGFMVILPEDEADKLKKLCEGRVVGYVEKGEGVYVKDLRLDA; translated from the coding sequence ATGCCAAAGTTCGACTACGCCAAGGCTGGAGTTGACATCAGGGAGGAAGAGAGGGCGATTAAATCCCTCGCAAGCGTCATAAAGCACGTCAGGAGTGGTTTTGGCAGGCCGATTTTGACCTCTCACTATGCTGGTGTAATTGACTGCGGTGATTTCGGCATAACAATCACCACCGATGGAGTGGGGAGCAAGATTCTGGTTGCTGAGAAGATGAGAAAGTTCGACACCATCGGTATAGACTGCGTTGCTATGAATGTCAACGATTTGCTCGCAATCGGCTCGGAACCGCTGGCAATGGTTGACTACATAGCCATTGAGAAGCCCGACGAGTGGATTATGGCCGAGATTGCGAAAGGGTTGGAGGAGGGGTGCAGAATTGCCAACATCACCCTTCTCGGCGGTGAGACTGCAACGCTGCCTGAAATCATCAGGGGATTTGATCTGGCTGGCACGGCAATAGGATGGGTAAAGAAGGATGCCATCATCACGGGAGAAAAGATAGAGGAGGGAGATGTTATCTTCGCCATACCGAGCAGCGGGATTCACAGCAACGGTCTTACCTTGGCCAGAAAGGTTGTTGAGGCTGCCGGGCTGAGCTACCACGACAAGTTTGGAGATAAAACCATTGGAGAGGAGCTGCTAACCCCAACAAGAATTTACATGGAGATTCTTGACGTTTTAAGGGAATGCGAGGTTCATGGATTGGCGCACATAACCGGCAGCGGGTTGCTGAAGCTGAAAAGGCTGAAGAATATGAAATACGTCATTGACAAACCGCTAAAGCCGCAGGAGATTTTCAGGTTCATCCAGAAGCTTGGTGAGGTTGAGGAAGCGGAGATGTACAGAACCTTCAACATGGGTATGGGATTCATGGTGATACTGCCCGAAGATGAA